The Equus caballus isolate H_3958 breed thoroughbred chromosome 13, TB-T2T, whole genome shotgun sequence genome includes a window with the following:
- the LOC111767606 gene encoding zinc finger protein 517-like produces MAPVLSEKLQDALTREDVAVRFSREEWDCLNPAQKELYRDVTPEDHRNCLWLGFPISKIALTSKLEGGEEPRAVLPPHRAKYEEFPIPVDTDHKIKIKRETSTSDVMFVQQQMCTSRLENP; encoded by the exons ATGGCTCCTGTCCTGTCAGAAAAGCTACAG GATGCATTAACACGTGAGGATGTGGCTGTACGTTTCTCCCGGGAAGAGTGGGACTGTCTGAATCCTGCCCAGAAGGAGCTCTATAGAGACGTGACGCCGGAGGATCACCGGAACTGCCTCTGGCTGG GGTTTCCAATCTCCAAAATTGCTCTGACCTCTAAgctggaaggaggagaagaaccCAGGGCCGTGTTGCCTCCCCACAGAGCCAAGTATGAAGAGTTCCCGATACCTGTCGACACGG ACCATAAAATCAAGATCAAGAGGGAGACAAGTACTTCAGACGTGATGTTTGTGCAGCAGCAGATGTGCACGAGTCGTTTGGAGAATCCATGA